The Deinococcus sonorensis KR-87 genome includes a window with the following:
- the rpmA gene encoding 50S ribosomal protein L27: MAHKKGVGSSKNGRDSNPKYLGVKKFGGERVLAGNILVRQRGTKFQAGANVGMGRDHTLFALVDGQVVFANKGSKGRFISVQVPVAAAAD, translated from the coding sequence ATGGCACACAAAAAAGGCGTAGGCTCGTCCAAGAACGGACGCGACAGCAATCCGAAGTACCTGGGCGTCAAGAAGTTTGGCGGCGAGCGCGTGCTGGCCGGCAACATCCTGGTGCGTCAGCGCGGCACCAAGTTCCAGGCCGGCGCGAACGTGGGCATGGGCCGTGACCATACCCTCTTCGCCCTGGTGGACGGGCAGGTCGTGTTCGCCAACAAGGGCAGCAAGGGCCGTTTCATCAGCGTGCAGGTGCCGGTCGCGGCTGCCGCCGACTGA
- the hisA gene encoding 1-(5-phosphoribosyl)-5-[(5-phosphoribosylamino)methylideneamino]imidazole-4-carboxamide isomerase, with translation MPQIIPCVDIQGGRAVRLYEGDPDRETVYFASPLEAARHWASLGAPLLHLVDLDAAIGRGQNRDLIAEIVRELDVPVEVGGGIRDREGAEQLLASGVQRVVIGTAAVRTPELVTQLLDAHGPESVLVSVDARGLEVAISGWAEGSGLQVAELTSRLGLAGLETLIFTDVTRDGTLKGLDAALMAEVRRLWTNTLIVGGGVANLQDVTLLEQLNIEGAIVGRAIYEGTLPYPLP, from the coding sequence ATGCCGCAGATCATTCCGTGCGTGGATATTCAGGGAGGCCGGGCCGTGAGGCTCTACGAGGGCGACCCTGACCGCGAGACCGTCTACTTCGCGTCGCCGCTGGAGGCTGCCCGTCACTGGGCGAGCCTGGGTGCCCCGCTGCTGCATCTGGTGGACCTGGACGCCGCCATCGGACGCGGCCAGAACCGCGACCTGATCGCCGAGATCGTGCGTGAGCTGGACGTGCCGGTGGAGGTGGGCGGCGGCATTCGCGACCGGGAGGGAGCGGAACAGCTGCTGGCCAGCGGAGTGCAGCGGGTGGTGATCGGCACGGCGGCGGTCCGCACGCCGGAACTGGTGACGCAGCTGCTCGACGCGCACGGCCCGGAGAGCGTGCTGGTGAGCGTGGACGCGCGGGGGCTGGAGGTGGCCATCTCCGGCTGGGCCGAGGGCAGCGGCCTGCAGGTGGCCGAGCTGACCAGCCGGCTGGGGCTGGCGGGGCTGGAAACGCTGATCTTCACCGACGTGACGCGCGACGGCACGCTCAAGGGGCTGGACGCCGCGCTGATGGCCGAGGTCCGGCGGCTGTGGACCAACACGCTGATCGTGGGCGGCGGCGTGGCGAATCTGCAGGACGTGACGCTGCTGGAGCAGCTGAACATCGAGGGGGCCATCGTGGGCCGGGCCATCTACGAGGGCACCCTGCCGTATCCGCTGCCCTAG
- a CDS encoding glycosyltransferase has protein sequence MRIGFVTATYLPSRNGVATSTALFAQGLRALGHEVRIFAPMHPVGSAGPDEQGVSRLPSTTWGTPHDYPLLLWPGPRVVARLPLTDLDIVHTMHPFLAGQLARVWSRRFRAPLVFTAHTQYEQYLHYARAHHRAGRSLMRSHVVAFARLTDQVLVPGQAMAQMLRHYGYAGDIQTLPNPVDLQAHQDRNGAAVREAHGIAPHAPLAISLGRLAPEKNLETLLQTYALARERQPDLRLLVVGDGPSRHALMQQAPDDVVFTGAVPHAQVPEYLAAADVFLTASESEVLPMSMIEALASGAPLVAARSPAALDLIRDGVNGMLCEPTAEALATGLERALDPKRLPDLRHAARASAEGYEVQARARQLAGIYERLLAR, from the coding sequence GTGCGTATCGGATTCGTGACGGCCACCTATCTGCCCTCCCGCAACGGGGTGGCGACCAGCACGGCCCTGTTCGCCCAGGGCCTGCGGGCGCTGGGGCACGAGGTCCGCATCTTCGCGCCGATGCACCCGGTGGGCAGCGCCGGCCCCGATGAGCAGGGCGTGTCGCGGCTGCCTAGCACCACCTGGGGCACCCCGCACGACTACCCGCTGCTGTTGTGGCCGGGGCCACGGGTGGTGGCCCGGCTGCCGCTCACTGACCTGGACATCGTGCACACCATGCACCCGTTCCTGGCGGGTCAGCTGGCGCGGGTCTGGAGCCGGCGGTTCCGGGCACCGCTGGTCTTCACCGCCCACACCCAGTACGAGCAGTACCTGCACTACGCGCGGGCGCACCACCGGGCCGGGCGCTCGCTGATGCGCTCCCACGTGGTGGCGTTTGCCCGCCTGACCGATCAGGTGCTGGTGCCGGGGCAGGCGATGGCCCAGATGCTGCGCCACTACGGCTATGCCGGTGACATCCAGACCCTGCCGAATCCGGTGGACCTGCAGGCGCACCAGGACCGCAACGGGGCGGCCGTGCGCGAGGCCCACGGCATTGCCCCGCACGCCCCGCTGGCCATCTCGCTGGGCCGGCTGGCCCCGGAGAAGAACCTGGAAACCCTGCTGCAGACCTACGCCCTGGCCCGGGAGCGGCAGCCGGACCTGCGGCTGCTGGTGGTGGGCGACGGTCCCTCGCGCCACGCCCTGATGCAGCAGGCCCCGGACGATGTGGTGTTCACCGGCGCGGTGCCGCACGCCCAGGTGCCGGAGTATCTGGCGGCCGCCGACGTGTTTCTCACCGCCAGCGAGAGCGAGGTGCTGCCGATGAGCATGATCGAGGCGCTGGCGTCCGGCGCGCCGCTGGTGGCCGCCCGCAGCCCGGCGGCGCTAGACCTGATCCGGGACGGCGTCAACGGCATGCTCTGCGAGCCTACGGCGGAGGCGCTGGCCACCGGCCTGGAGCGGGCCCTGGACCCGAAGCGGCTGCCGGACCTGCGCCACGCCGCGCGCGCCTCGGCGGAGGGCTACGAGGTGCAGGCGCGGGCCCGGCAGCTGGCCGGCATCTACGAACGGTTATTGGCGCGCTAA
- the glpK gene encoding glycerol kinase GlpK has protein sequence MTQGRQYILALDQGTTSSRAIVFDHDGNIRAAAQKEFRQIYPQPGHVEHDANEIWSTQSGVMQEALSSAGLRASDIAAIGITNQRETVVVWDRQTGQPIHNAIVWQDRRTAAFCDQLREQGHAELVQARTGLLLDAYFSGTKVRWLLDNVEGARERAVRGELAFGTIDSWLIYKLTAGQLHVTDVTNASRTLLYNIHTGEWDDELLSLLDVPRALLPEVRSSSEVYGQTAAGLLGAQVRIAGIAGDQQAATFGQVCLEVGMAKNTYGTGCFMLLQTGTEAVPSHHRLLTTVAWRLGEQPTHYALEGGVFVAGAVVQWLRDGLGIIRSSGDVEQLAAQVQSSEGVYLVPAFVGLGAPYWDSYARGTIVGITRGTTSAHIARAALESIAFQSAELLTAMQQDSGASLQQLRVDGGASTNDALMQFQADILGLPVVRPDVTETTALGAAYLAGLAVGYWESEQEIAAQWQVDRHFEPQMSSDERQARMHRWKRAVERSMAWES, from the coding sequence ATGACGCAGGGTCGCCAATACATCCTCGCGCTCGACCAGGGCACCACCAGCAGCCGCGCCATCGTGTTCGACCACGACGGCAACATCCGGGCCGCCGCACAGAAGGAGTTTCGCCAAATCTATCCGCAGCCGGGGCACGTGGAGCACGACGCGAACGAGATCTGGAGCACTCAGAGCGGCGTGATGCAGGAGGCGCTCAGCAGCGCGGGCCTGCGGGCCAGCGACATCGCGGCCATCGGGATTACCAACCAGCGCGAGACGGTGGTCGTCTGGGACCGCCAGACCGGCCAGCCGATCCACAATGCCATCGTGTGGCAGGACCGCCGCACGGCCGCCTTCTGTGACCAGCTGCGAGAACAGGGCCACGCCGAGCTGGTGCAGGCCCGGACCGGGCTGCTGCTGGACGCCTACTTCAGCGGCACCAAGGTGCGCTGGCTGCTCGACAACGTGGAGGGCGCCCGCGAGCGGGCCGTTCGGGGTGAGCTGGCCTTCGGGACCATCGACAGCTGGCTGATCTACAAGCTGACCGCCGGGCAGCTGCACGTCACCGACGTGACCAACGCCAGCCGCACGCTGCTCTACAACATCCACACCGGGGAGTGGGACGACGAACTGCTCTCGCTGCTGGACGTGCCGCGCGCGCTGCTGCCGGAGGTGCGCAGCAGCAGCGAGGTGTACGGCCAGACCGCCGCCGGCCTGCTGGGCGCCCAGGTCCGGATCGCGGGCATCGCCGGAGACCAGCAGGCGGCCACCTTCGGGCAGGTGTGTCTGGAGGTGGGCATGGCCAAGAACACCTACGGCACCGGCTGCTTCATGCTGCTGCAGACCGGCACCGAGGCGGTGCCGAGCCACCACCGGCTGCTGACCACCGTGGCGTGGCGGCTGGGGGAGCAGCCCACCCACTACGCCCTGGAAGGCGGGGTGTTCGTGGCGGGCGCGGTGGTGCAGTGGCTGCGTGACGGTCTGGGCATCATCCGCAGCAGCGGTGACGTGGAACAGCTGGCCGCGCAGGTGCAGAGCAGCGAGGGCGTCTATCTGGTGCCGGCCTTCGTGGGGCTGGGCGCGCCGTACTGGGACAGCTACGCGCGCGGCACCATCGTGGGCATCACGCGCGGCACCACCAGCGCCCACATCGCGCGCGCCGCGCTGGAGAGCATCGCCTTCCAGAGCGCCGAGCTGCTCACGGCCATGCAGCAGGACTCGGGCGCGTCGCTGCAGCAGCTGCGGGTGGACGGCGGCGCCAGCACCAATGACGCGCTGATGCAGTTCCAGGCCGACATTCTGGGGCTGCCGGTGGTGCGCCCCGACGTCACCGAGACAACCGCGCTGGGCGCCGCCTATCTGGCCGGGCTGGCGGTGGGGTACTGGGAGAGCGAGCAGGAAATCGCCGCGCAGTGGCAGGTGGACCGCCACTTCGAGCCGCAGATGAGCAGTGACGAGCGGCAGGCCCGCATGCACCGCTGGAAACGGGCGGTGGAACGCAGCATGGCCTGGGAGAGCTGA
- a CDS encoding sugar-binding transcriptional regulator codes for MSQDTAAQAVQVARLYYHQGLTTDAIARELGLSRPKVSRLLGFARRSGLVEIQIHDPAEQPQTLEAQLHARYPFLKVLVVGVPGGSGEALWTERVAVAAASVLSSLLQPGMVVGLAWGNTLDAVSRVLTPKTIPDLTFVQLNGSANAADFMSGFVSDTILRFARNYGARAQLFPVPTFFDDPATKQAMWRERSVQHVLDLQARADALLYSIGSHTAQTPSHVYAAGYLDAHDLETMQQEGAVGDIATVFYRRDGSFDGIALNARASGPDLRLVQRNRMAICVVSGLGKVAALHAALEGQLMRHLIVDEMTARALLQYPDAGPPDDAPNAERPHLARSPSSD; via the coding sequence ATGAGTCAGGACACAGCGGCTCAGGCGGTGCAGGTCGCCCGCCTGTACTACCACCAGGGTCTCACCACCGATGCCATCGCCCGCGAGCTGGGGCTGTCGCGGCCCAAGGTGTCCCGGCTGCTGGGGTTTGCCCGGCGCAGCGGTCTGGTGGAGATCCAGATTCACGACCCGGCCGAGCAGCCGCAGACACTGGAGGCCCAGCTGCACGCGCGTTACCCGTTCCTGAAGGTGCTGGTGGTGGGCGTGCCGGGCGGCAGCGGCGAGGCGCTGTGGACCGAGCGGGTGGCGGTGGCCGCCGCCAGCGTGCTGAGCAGCCTGCTGCAGCCGGGCATGGTGGTGGGCCTGGCCTGGGGCAACACCCTGGACGCGGTGAGCCGCGTCCTGACGCCCAAGACCATTCCGGACCTGACGTTCGTGCAGCTGAACGGCAGCGCCAACGCCGCAGACTTCATGAGCGGCTTTGTGTCAGACACCATCCTGCGATTTGCCCGCAACTATGGGGCGCGGGCGCAGCTGTTTCCGGTGCCGACCTTTTTCGACGACCCGGCCACCAAGCAGGCGATGTGGCGCGAGCGCAGCGTGCAGCACGTGCTGGACCTGCAGGCGCGCGCCGACGCGCTGCTCTACAGCATCGGCAGCCACACCGCCCAGACGCCCAGCCACGTGTACGCCGCCGGCTACCTGGACGCGCACGATCTGGAAACCATGCAGCAGGAGGGCGCGGTGGGCGACATTGCCACGGTGTTCTATCGCCGCGACGGCAGCTTCGACGGCATCGCCCTGAACGCGCGCGCCAGCGGCCCGGACCTGCGGCTGGTGCAGCGCAACCGCATGGCAATCTGCGTGGTGAGCGGGCTGGGCAAAGTGGCGGCCCTGCACGCCGCGCTGGAGGGCCAATTGATGCGGCACCTGATCGTGGACGAGATGACGGCCCGCGCGCTGCTGCAGTACCCGGACGCCGGCCCCCCCGATGATGCACCGAACGCTGAACGTCCGCATCTAGCGCGCAGCCCGTCCAGCGATTAG
- a CDS encoding chromate transporter, with translation MTTLQVLVAFLQLGLLSFGSVNLASMERLVVQQHHWISQAQFVQGYALGQLLPGPNVLAILLYGYGADGFPGALAALVGFFVPPAAVVLAVYRLTQRGTGWLQRAYRALLPVGAGLLLAGLLTLARGSVTTWGTAGIAVVAFGLVMTRRVPPVWVVVGGVAAGLLLARPPA, from the coding sequence ATGACCACGCTGCAGGTGCTGGTGGCCTTTCTGCAGCTCGGCCTGCTGTCGTTCGGCTCGGTGAATCTGGCCAGCATGGAACGCCTCGTGGTGCAGCAGCATCACTGGATCAGTCAGGCGCAGTTCGTGCAGGGGTACGCCCTGGGGCAGCTGCTGCCCGGCCCCAACGTGCTCGCCATCCTGCTGTACGGGTACGGCGCCGACGGCTTTCCAGGCGCGCTGGCCGCCCTGGTCGGCTTCTTTGTGCCGCCGGCCGCCGTGGTGCTGGCCGTGTACCGCCTGACCCAGCGTGGCACCGGCTGGCTGCAGCGGGCCTACCGGGCGCTGCTGCCGGTGGGGGCCGGGCTCCTGCTGGCCGGGCTGTTGACCCTGGCGCGCGGCAGCGTCACCACCTGGGGCACCGCTGGCATCGCCGTGGTGGCCTTCGGTCTGGTGATGACCCGGCGGGTTCCGCCAGTGTGGGTGGTGGTGGGCGGCGTGGCGGCCGGCCTGCTGCTGGCCCGGCCACCCGCCTGA
- the rplU gene encoding 50S ribosomal protein L21: MFAVITSGGKQYRVQEGDVIRVEKLKGEAGDALSLTPLFVAGDQVLSGQDAARFTVSAEVVDHGKHKKIYIRKYKSGVQYRKRTGHRQQFTALRITGIKG; this comes from the coding sequence ATGTTTGCAGTCATTACCAGCGGTGGCAAGCAGTACCGCGTCCAGGAAGGCGACGTGATCCGCGTCGAAAAGCTCAAGGGCGAGGCCGGCGACGCGCTCAGCCTGACCCCCCTCTTCGTGGCCGGCGATCAGGTGCTGAGCGGCCAGGACGCCGCCCGCTTCACCGTGAGCGCCGAGGTCGTGGACCACGGCAAGCACAAGAAGATCTACATCCGCAAGTACAAGAGCGGCGTGCAGTACCGCAAGCGCACCGGCCACCGCCAGCAGTTCACCGCGCTGCGCATCACCGGTATCAAGGGCTGA
- a CDS encoding chromate transporter, producing the protein MPVPCLQQPPRRRRIFVRFLQAGLSAFGGGLNAHLLRLVRQEGWLSDQEFADNSTFAQTLPGSNNGNLSALLGYRLAGVPGAAAALAGLLLPGTTLMLLLSALYFSGAFHMSARAEQALSGAAAAALGISVAAGLNILRFSFGNALSAVTALLTALLTLLLPQGTLIALLVLLPVGMVLQGRRTGRP; encoded by the coding sequence ATGCCTGTTCCCTGCCTCCAGCAGCCACCGCGTCGGCGCAGGATCTTCGTGCGCTTTCTCCAGGCGGGCCTGAGCGCGTTCGGTGGCGGCCTGAACGCCCACCTGCTGCGGCTGGTGCGCCAGGAAGGCTGGCTCAGCGACCAGGAGTTCGCCGACAACAGCACCTTCGCCCAGACGCTGCCCGGCTCCAACAACGGCAACCTGTCGGCCCTGCTGGGGTACCGGCTGGCCGGGGTGCCGGGTGCCGCGGCGGCGCTGGCGGGCCTGCTGCTGCCCGGCACCACCTTGATGCTGCTGCTCTCGGCGCTGTACTTCTCCGGCGCCTTCCACATGTCGGCGCGGGCAGAACAGGCCCTCTCGGGGGCCGCTGCCGCTGCCCTGGGCATCAGCGTGGCCGCCGGCCTGAACATTCTGCGCTTCAGCTTCGGCAACGCCCTGAGCGCCGTGACGGCGCTGCTCACGGCCCTGCTGACGCTGCTGCTGCCACAGGGCACCCTGATCGCCCTGCTGGTGCTGCTGCCGGTCGGCATGGTGCTGCAGGGCCGCCGCACGGGCCGGCCATGA
- a CDS encoding secondary thiamine-phosphate synthase enzyme YjbQ, which translates to MWLSRDLTLRPYPRGFHLITREVMAALPELSGVQAGLLHLHLQHTSASLTLNENASPEVRRDFERYFNHAVPDGWPAFEHTLEGPDDMAAHIKAALLGPSLTLPVRSGRLQLGTWQGIYLCEHRDQGGARGLVLTLHGEERRA; encoded by the coding sequence ATGTGGCTGTCCCGTGACCTGACCCTGCGCCCGTACCCGCGCGGCTTTCACCTGATCACCCGCGAGGTGATGGCGGCGCTGCCGGAACTGAGCGGCGTGCAGGCCGGCCTGCTGCACCTGCATCTGCAGCACACCAGCGCCAGCCTGACCCTGAACGAGAACGCCTCGCCGGAGGTGCGCCGCGACTTCGAGCGGTACTTCAACCACGCCGTTCCGGACGGCTGGCCCGCCTTCGAGCACACCCTGGAAGGGCCCGACGACATGGCCGCCCACATCAAGGCCGCGCTGCTTGGGCCGTCGCTGACGCTGCCGGTGCGCAGCGGGCGGCTGCAGCTGGGCACCTGGCAGGGCATCTACCTGTGCGAACACCGCGACCAGGGCGGCGCGCGGGGGCTGGTGCTGACGCTGCACGGGGAGGAGCGGCGCGCTTGA
- a CDS encoding WD40/YVTN/BNR-like repeat-containing protein, whose product MAAMWHLLALLPLLSLVALSPVWALRTSASVAFHSLHLVSARDAWGYSQGGVYRTHDGGRHWQNRTPALTSGGLLEGGALDARHAWFTVSRAGEGPRLYRTRDGGVHWTWTRLFRQGSARVAFRDSQYGTAVVQLDRDRTHSAFVVLTSRDAGAHWGQVNSARPGHFRQALLQGGDLPDVSGLNDLRIQPGGFGLACGLSGPDQRPYVWQTRDGGRTFRDVAGQLPYAPAERRQFSSTRLAWSAGPLAVLLSDVQAGAPNERHVARLFRTEDAGRHWHTPAPLALPVHSGAALPAFADARHGWVWVRAVPDDQGQPGVSQLWRTGNGGENWRLLTPPFAATAAELTALSFADPQHGLAALRLGAGVSQLWRTDDAGEHWTQLDAS is encoded by the coding sequence ATGGCAGCCATGTGGCACCTGCTGGCCCTGCTCCCACTCCTCAGTCTGGTGGCGCTGTCGCCGGTGTGGGCGCTGCGCACGTCGGCGTCGGTGGCCTTTCACAGCCTGCATCTGGTCAGCGCCCGGGACGCCTGGGGCTACAGCCAGGGCGGCGTGTACCGCACCCACGACGGCGGACGGCACTGGCAGAACCGGACGCCCGCCCTGACCAGCGGCGGACTCCTGGAGGGCGGCGCGCTGGATGCCCGGCATGCCTGGTTCACCGTCTCTCGGGCAGGTGAGGGTCCGAGGCTATACCGCACCCGTGACGGCGGCGTTCACTGGACCTGGACGCGGCTGTTTCGTCAGGGCAGTGCCCGCGTGGCCTTCCGTGACTCGCAGTATGGCACGGCGGTGGTGCAGCTGGACCGGGACCGGACCCACAGCGCCTTCGTGGTGCTGACCAGCCGCGACGCGGGCGCCCACTGGGGGCAGGTGAACAGCGCCCGGCCCGGTCATTTCCGGCAGGCACTGCTCCAGGGGGGTGACCTGCCGGACGTGAGCGGGCTGAACGACCTGCGGATTCAGCCGGGCGGCTTCGGGCTGGCGTGTGGCCTCTCCGGGCCGGACCAGCGGCCGTATGTCTGGCAGACCCGAGACGGGGGCCGGACCTTCCGTGATGTGGCTGGCCAGCTGCCGTATGCGCCGGCCGAACGGCGGCAGTTCAGCAGCACCCGGCTGGCCTGGAGTGCCGGGCCGCTGGCGGTGCTGCTCAGCGACGTGCAGGCGGGCGCGCCGAACGAGCGTCACGTGGCGCGGCTGTTCCGGACGGAGGACGCCGGGCGGCACTGGCACACGCCCGCTCCGCTGGCCCTGCCGGTTCACAGCGGCGCCGCGCTGCCGGCCTTCGCGGACGCGCGGCACGGCTGGGTGTGGGTGCGGGCGGTGCCGGATGACCAGGGCCAGCCGGGCGTCAGCCAGCTGTGGCGCACCGGCAATGGCGGCGAAAACTGGCGGCTGCTGACCCCGCCGTTTGCCGCCACCGCGGCGGAACTGACGGCCCTGAGCTTCGCGGACCCGCAGCACGGACTGGCCGCCCTGCGGCTGGGCGCGGGCGTGTCACAGCTGTGGCGTACCGACGACGCGGGCGAGCACTGGACGCAACTGGACGCGTCCTAG
- a CDS encoding glycerol-3-phosphate dehydrogenase/oxidase: MTDTRHDILEHITRTPEWDVLVIGGGASGLGTAVEAASRGYRTLLLEAHDYAKGTSSRATKLVHGGVRYLAQGNISLVREALHERGLLKRNAPHLVHDLGFVIAGYTWWSAPFYGIGLKLYDLLAGRLNLQASRYVSAAEALQHTPTLKREGLRGGILYYDGQFDDSRLAITLLRTLEDHGGVALNHAPVTGLLKEGGRVVGATLRDAESGQALTVRARSVVNATGVFVDEIRRMDTPDARPMLSPSQGVHLVVDRRFLPGDSAIMIPHTDDGRVLFLVPWHDHVIIGTTDTPVPETSLEPRALPEEVQFILDTAAQYLETAPTRADVRSVYVGLRPLVKNENTDGAGSTAALSRDHVIRVADSGLITLTGGKWTTYRRMGEDTVDRAARLAGLPERLSLTPGLHLHGWSQEPQADHWLVYGSDAAHIQALPGADTPLHPALPYTEAEVRWGARTEQARTVEDVLSRRTRALLLNAKASAEAAPRVAALLAEELGRDEAWQAAQVAEYRALAQGYQL; the protein is encoded by the coding sequence ATGACCGATACACGGCACGACATTCTGGAACACATCACGCGGACGCCCGAATGGGACGTGCTGGTGATCGGCGGCGGGGCCAGCGGGCTGGGCACCGCCGTGGAGGCGGCCAGCCGCGGCTACCGGACGCTGCTGCTGGAGGCCCACGACTACGCCAAGGGCACCAGCAGCCGCGCCACCAAGCTGGTGCACGGCGGCGTGCGCTACCTCGCTCAGGGCAACATCTCGCTGGTGCGCGAGGCGCTGCACGAGCGCGGGCTGCTCAAGCGCAACGCCCCCCATCTAGTGCATGACCTGGGGTTCGTGATTGCGGGCTACACCTGGTGGTCGGCGCCGTTCTACGGCATCGGCCTCAAGCTGTATGACCTGCTGGCGGGCCGGCTCAACCTGCAGGCCAGCCGCTACGTCAGTGCCGCAGAGGCGCTGCAGCACACCCCGACGCTCAAGCGCGAGGGTCTGCGCGGCGGCATCCTGTACTACGACGGTCAGTTCGACGATTCCCGGCTGGCCATCACGCTGCTGCGCACCCTGGAAGATCACGGCGGGGTGGCGCTCAACCACGCGCCGGTGACGGGGCTGCTCAAGGAAGGGGGCCGGGTGGTGGGGGCCACCCTGCGCGACGCCGAGAGTGGTCAGGCCCTGACGGTACGGGCCAGGAGCGTGGTGAACGCCACCGGCGTCTTCGTGGATGAGATCCGGCGCATGGACACCCCCGACGCCCGCCCGATGCTCAGCCCCAGCCAGGGGGTGCATCTGGTGGTGGACCGGCGCTTCCTGCCGGGCGACAGCGCCATCATGATTCCGCACACCGACGACGGCCGGGTGCTGTTTCTGGTGCCGTGGCACGACCACGTCATCATCGGCACCACCGACACGCCGGTCCCGGAAACCAGCCTGGAGCCGCGCGCGCTGCCGGAGGAGGTGCAGTTCATTCTGGACACCGCCGCGCAATATCTGGAGACCGCCCCCACCCGCGCCGACGTGCGCAGCGTGTACGTGGGCCTCCGCCCGCTGGTCAAGAACGAGAACACCGACGGGGCCGGGTCCACCGCTGCTCTATCGCGCGACCACGTGATCCGGGTGGCCGACTCGGGGCTGATCACGCTGACCGGCGGCAAGTGGACCACCTACCGCCGCATGGGCGAGGACACGGTGGACCGGGCCGCGCGGCTGGCCGGGCTGCCGGAGCGCCTGAGCCTGACGCCGGGGCTGCACCTGCACGGCTGGAGCCAGGAGCCGCAGGCGGACCACTGGCTGGTGTACGGCAGCGACGCCGCCCACATCCAGGCGCTCCCCGGCGCGGACACGCCGCTGCACCCCGCGCTGCCCTACACCGAGGCCGAGGTCCGCTGGGGTGCCCGCACGGAGCAGGCCCGCACCGTGGAGGACGTGCTGAGCCGCCGCACCCGCGCGCTGCTGCTGAATGCGAAGGCCAGCGCCGAGGCCGCGCCCCGGGTGGCGGCGCTGCTGGCCGAGGAACTGGGCCGGGACGAGGCGTGGCAGGCCGCGCAGGTGGCCGAGTACCGGGCGCTGGCGCAGGGCTACCAGCTGTAA